A stretch of Cicer arietinum cultivar CDC Frontier isolate Library 1 chromosome 5, Cicar.CDCFrontier_v2.0, whole genome shotgun sequence DNA encodes these proteins:
- the LOC140920377 gene encoding uncharacterized protein — MKVLNETHVTHDITVDQFDGVVGNITVDNCLSFSNGELPVEWTRHNKALHISVRCHDHILVRVLIDNGSSLNVMPKSTLLKLFVDEPCLKPIIMVVKAFDGSKRQFVGEIDLSIQIEPHNFGITFQLMDIKSAYNCLLGRLWIHVAGALTSTIHQN; from the coding sequence atgaaagttttaaatgagACCCATGTTACTCATGACATCACTGTCGACCAGTTCGATGGTGTTGTCGGTAACATCACAGTTGATAATTGTTTGAGTTTTAGCAATGGCGAATTACCAGTTGAATGGACAaggcataataaagcactacacatatCTGTGAGAtgtcatgatcatattcttgTACGAGTACTAATTgataatggttcatcattaAATGTCATGCCAAAATCAACATTATTAAAACTATTTGTCGATGAACCTTGTTTGAAGCCTATTATTATGGTagtgaaagcgtttgatggatccAAAAGACAAtttgttggtgagattgacctaTCGATTCAAATCGAACCCCATAACTTTGGAATAACATTTCAATTGATGGATATTAAGTCGGCGTACAATTGCCTTTTAGGGAGATTGTGGATTCACGTTGCTGGAGCATTGACATCCACTATCCATCAAAACTAA